In Lactococcus paracarnosus, a genomic segment contains:
- a CDS encoding DUF1129 family protein yields the protein MENYIEQLTAKNSEYVHVITRELVKIGKSDEEIKVILSEILPQIVEAQEQRILAKDILGTPSEFTATYAPKIANKNSSKVDKNSNETPVLMWVDSSLLMLGFIAILNGVMSLFSKSAISYGIITLVTMSFAAGFVIYLMFRLVYKPQSEGKKRPSFKAMALLTLAIVAWIAIFSLTSLLPKTINFTLNNYIMLAIGLISLGGRYLLKRKYHIKSAMATQPVRK from the coding sequence ATGGAAAATTATATCGAACAGTTAACAGCAAAAAATAGTGAATATGTTCATGTGATCACACGTGAACTTGTTAAAATAGGTAAATCAGACGAAGAAATTAAAGTCATCTTATCTGAGATTCTCCCACAGATTGTCGAAGCGCAGGAGCAACGGATTCTTGCTAAAGATATTCTAGGTACGCCTTCAGAATTCACTGCGACATATGCGCCAAAAATCGCTAATAAAAATAGCAGTAAAGTGGATAAAAACAGCAATGAAACACCTGTTTTGATGTGGGTTGACAGTTCCCTCTTAATGCTCGGATTTATTGCCATTTTAAATGGTGTGATGTCACTCTTTAGCAAAAGTGCAATCTCATATGGTATTATCACACTAGTTACTATGAGCTTTGCGGCTGGTTTTGTCATCTATCTCATGTTTCGTCTTGTCTACAAACCACAAAGCGAAGGCAAGAAAAGACCTAGTTTTAAAGCAATGGCACTTCTGACCTTAGCCATTGTGGCTTGGATTGCCATCTTCAGTTTAACATCCTTATTACCTAAAACGATTAATTTTACGCTAAATAATTATATCATGCTAGCAATAGGTTTGATTTCACTTGGCGGTAGGTACCTACTTAAACGTAAATACCATATCAAATCTGCCATGGCAACACAACCTGTTAGGAAATAA
- the gatC gene encoding Asp-tRNA(Asn)/Glu-tRNA(Gln) amidotransferase subunit GatC has protein sequence MEITKEDVKHVAHLSKLAFDETETAEFAGSLTKIVDMFLKLEEVDTTGVPFTSNVADNINTWREDVAVSGWNRDELFKNVPETEDGFIKVPTIMEDN, from the coding sequence ATGGAAATTACAAAAGAAGATGTCAAGCACGTGGCACATTTGTCTAAATTGGCATTTGACGAAACAGAAACAGCGGAATTTGCTGGCTCATTAACCAAGATAGTCGATATGTTTTTAAAACTTGAAGAAGTGGATACGACTGGTGTCCCTTTTACATCAAATGTGGCTGATAATATCAATACATGGCGTGAAGATGTTGCGGTTTCAGGCTGGAACAGAGATGAGTTATTTAAAAATGTCCCTGAAACTGAAGATGGCTTTATTAAAGTCCCAACGATTATGGAGGACAACTAA
- the gatA gene encoding Asp-tRNA(Asn)/Glu-tRNA(Gln) amidotransferase subunit GatA — MTTIKSLHEQLVNKEISAVELTKATLKNMTDRESKVDSFITITEAQALAQAAAIDARGIDATNPVSGIPLAVKDNISTKGILTTAASKMLYNYEPIFDATAVEKLYSNDMIVVGKTNMDEFAMGGSTENSAFKATKNAWDQTKVPGGSSGGSATAVAANQVLLSLGSDTGGSIRQPASFNGVVGMKPTYGRISRFGLIAFGSSLDQIGPFSQNVTDNALLLNAISGHDPKDSTSSKVAVPDFSSKIGQEIKGLKIALPKEYLGEGIDPKVKEQVLAAAKHFEKLGATVEEVSLPHSKYGVAVYYIIASSEASSNLQRFDGIRYGFRAEDAVDLEDIYVKTRSQGFGEEVKRRIMLGTFSLSSGYYDAYFKKAGQVRTLIMQDFQKVFENYDLIIGPTAPSVAYYLDTQGHDPVAMYLADLLTIPVNLAGLPGISIPAGQVEGLPVGLQIIGKAFDEATIYQAAAAFEATTDFHKAKPLIF; from the coding sequence ATGACAACGATTAAATCACTCCATGAACAATTGGTCAACAAGGAGATTTCAGCAGTTGAGTTAACAAAAGCAACCCTGAAAAATATGACGGATCGTGAAAGCAAAGTAGATAGCTTTATCACGATTACAGAAGCGCAAGCACTTGCACAAGCAGCAGCTATCGATGCACGTGGGATAGATGCAACTAATCCAGTATCTGGTATTCCTTTAGCGGTTAAAGATAATATCTCAACTAAGGGGATCTTAACGACAGCAGCTTCTAAAATGCTCTATAACTACGAGCCTATTTTCGATGCAACAGCTGTCGAAAAACTGTATAGCAATGACATGATCGTGGTTGGTAAAACCAATATGGATGAGTTTGCTATGGGTGGCTCAACTGAGAATTCAGCCTTTAAAGCAACTAAAAATGCGTGGGATCAAACTAAAGTACCTGGTGGGTCATCTGGTGGGTCTGCGACAGCTGTTGCAGCCAATCAAGTCTTGCTATCACTTGGGTCTGATACAGGTGGGTCAATCCGCCAACCCGCTTCATTTAATGGTGTTGTTGGGATGAAACCAACCTATGGTCGTATTTCACGTTTTGGCTTGATTGCATTTGGGTCATCACTTGATCAAATTGGTCCATTTTCTCAAAATGTGACAGATAATGCCTTGTTACTTAATGCGATTTCAGGTCATGATCCTAAGGATTCAACCTCTTCAAAAGTTGCTGTGCCTGATTTTTCATCAAAAATTGGTCAAGAGATTAAAGGGCTTAAGATTGCCTTGCCTAAAGAGTACCTAGGTGAAGGGATTGATCCAAAAGTGAAAGAACAAGTCTTAGCTGCAGCTAAGCACTTTGAAAAGCTTGGGGCAACAGTTGAAGAAGTTAGTCTCCCACATAGTAAATACGGCGTAGCTGTCTACTATATCATTGCGTCATCAGAAGCAAGTTCTAACTTGCAACGCTTTGATGGGATTCGTTATGGTTTCCGTGCTGAGGATGCGGTCGACTTAGAAGACATTTATGTTAAAACGCGTTCACAAGGTTTTGGTGAAGAAGTAAAACGTCGGATCATGCTAGGGACATTTAGTTTATCTTCTGGTTATTATGATGCTTACTTCAAAAAAGCAGGTCAAGTCAGAACCTTGATCATGCAAGACTTCCAAAAAGTATTTGAAAACTATGACTTAATCATCGGCCCAACAGCACCAAGCGTAGCCTATTATTTGGATACACAAGGTCATGATCCAGTTGCCATGTACTTAGCCGATTTGTTAACGATTCCTGTTAACTTAGCTGGACTACCAGGTATTTCAATTCCTGCAGGTCAGGTTGAAGGTTTGCCAGTTGGCTTACAAATCATTGGTAAAGCCTTCGATGAAGCAACAATTTATCAAGCAGCAGCAGCTTTCGAAGCGACTACTGACTTCCATAAAGCCAAACCACTTATCTTTTAA
- the polA gene encoding DNA polymerase I: MTNTEKNLLLIDGSSIAFRAFFALYTQIDRFVAPSGLHTNAIFAFHTMLRNVLDKVQPTHVLVAFDAGKTTFRTEMFADYKAGRAKTPDEFREQMPFIKEMLAAQGITHYDLANFEADDIIGTLATQAEKAGFDKVTVVSGDRDLTQLTTEKTTVEITIKGVAELETYTPAYLNEKLGLTTEQFIDLKALMGDKSDNIPGVTKIGEKTGIKLLLEYGSLAGIYDHVDQMKTSKMKENLINDREQAFLSRELATIDLDSPIKIGLDDTLYQGADYDKLKAFYKEMGFHKFLEDLEGVTEKVVEVIEFTVITDKPSPDMFHEDQFFYLEILGDDYHRDEIIGFAWGDDKQIYVAKDTSLLAAISFPKNTFDFKKNKVLLARQGIDYPLVCFDTMLAKYLYSTIENNKISTIADLFGYDLADDELVYGKGAKRAVPEDAVLFDHLARKIAALVKTKAPLVDKLRENDQEKLLSDIELPLANVLAKMEITGIKVSGGVLSEIGLENEQVIKALTAEIYELAGEPFNINSPKQLGVILFEKMGLPVIKKTKTGYSTAVDVLEQLAAQAPIVDKILKFRQISKIQSTYVTGLLGEIMADGKIHTRYVQDLTQTGRLSSVQPNLQNIPVRLPEGRKIRKAFLPENADSVLLSSDYSQIELRVLAHISGDEHLISAFQKGADIHTSTAMRVFGIDKPEDVTANDRRNAKAVNFGVVYGISDFGLSNNLGISRKAAKTYIDTYFERYPDIKNYMENSVRTAKDKGYVETLYHRRRNLPDINARNFSVRSFAERTAINSPIQGSAADILKVAMINLDKALQAGNYQAKMLLQVHDEIVLDVPNEELSEIQALVKSTMEDAISLAVPLLVDENSGKTWYEAK, encoded by the coding sequence ATGACAAATACAGAAAAAAACTTACTCTTAATCGATGGCTCCTCAATCGCCTTTCGTGCTTTTTTTGCACTTTATACACAGATTGATCGTTTTGTTGCACCATCAGGTTTGCATACAAATGCCATTTTTGCCTTTCATACCATGTTACGAAATGTCTTAGATAAGGTGCAACCGACCCATGTCTTGGTTGCTTTTGATGCTGGGAAAACGACCTTTAGAACTGAGATGTTTGCAGACTACAAAGCAGGCCGTGCTAAGACCCCAGATGAATTTAGAGAACAGATGCCTTTTATTAAGGAAATGCTTGCAGCACAAGGGATTACCCATTATGATCTAGCTAATTTTGAAGCAGATGATATTATCGGCACCTTGGCAACGCAGGCTGAAAAAGCAGGCTTTGACAAAGTTACAGTCGTATCTGGTGACCGAGATTTAACCCAATTAACGACAGAGAAAACAACGGTTGAAATCACGATCAAGGGAGTTGCGGAACTTGAGACTTATACACCAGCCTATCTGAATGAAAAACTTGGCTTAACGACTGAACAATTTATTGATTTAAAAGCCCTGATGGGAGATAAATCAGATAATATTCCGGGTGTGACAAAAATCGGTGAAAAGACGGGTATTAAACTCTTGCTGGAGTATGGGTCTTTAGCAGGTATATATGATCATGTTGATCAGATGAAGACCTCTAAAATGAAAGAGAATCTGATCAATGATCGTGAGCAAGCCTTCCTATCAAGGGAGCTTGCAACGATTGATTTGGATTCACCTATCAAAATCGGCCTTGATGATACGCTTTATCAGGGTGCTGACTACGATAAACTCAAAGCCTTCTATAAGGAAATGGGCTTCCATAAATTCCTAGAAGACTTGGAAGGTGTGACAGAAAAAGTTGTTGAAGTCATTGAGTTTACTGTGATAACTGATAAACCAAGCCCTGATATGTTCCATGAGGATCAATTCTTCTATCTAGAAATTTTAGGAGATGACTATCATCGGGATGAGATTATTGGCTTTGCTTGGGGAGATGACAAACAGATCTATGTGGCCAAAGATACAAGCCTGCTAGCAGCTATCTCTTTCCCTAAAAATACATTTGACTTCAAGAAAAACAAAGTCTTACTCGCGCGTCAAGGGATCGATTATCCACTGGTTTGTTTTGATACCATGCTGGCTAAATATCTTTACTCGACGATTGAGAATAATAAAATCTCAACCATCGCTGATTTGTTTGGCTATGATTTAGCTGATGATGAACTAGTCTATGGTAAGGGGGCCAAGCGTGCTGTGCCAGAAGATGCCGTTTTGTTTGACCATCTGGCTAGGAAAATAGCTGCTCTTGTTAAAACAAAAGCGCCATTAGTCGATAAATTGCGAGAAAATGACCAAGAAAAACTCTTGTCTGATATCGAATTGCCTCTAGCAAATGTCCTGGCTAAGATGGAAATCACAGGGATCAAAGTGTCTGGTGGTGTCCTAAGCGAGATTGGGTTAGAAAATGAGCAAGTTATCAAGGCCTTAACGGCAGAGATTTATGAGCTTGCGGGTGAACCATTTAATATTAATTCTCCTAAGCAATTGGGCGTCATCTTATTTGAAAAAATGGGTTTACCTGTCATCAAAAAAACAAAGACGGGTTATTCGACAGCTGTTGATGTACTTGAACAACTCGCAGCTCAAGCGCCGATTGTAGATAAAATTTTAAAATTCCGTCAGATTTCTAAAATTCAGTCTACCTATGTGACCGGACTCCTAGGTGAAATCATGGCAGATGGCAAGATTCATACGCGCTATGTTCAGGACTTGACGCAAACAGGTCGGTTATCTAGTGTCCAACCTAATTTACAAAATATTCCAGTTCGTTTGCCCGAGGGACGTAAAATTCGCAAAGCCTTTCTTCCGGAAAATGCAGACTCAGTTTTGCTATCAAGCGACTATTCACAGATTGAGTTGCGCGTGTTGGCCCATATCTCAGGGGATGAACATCTGATTTCAGCCTTCCAAAAAGGTGCTGATATTCATACGTCAACTGCCATGCGTGTATTTGGTATCGACAAGCCAGAAGATGTGACAGCAAATGATCGTCGCAATGCTAAAGCGGTCAACTTTGGTGTGGTTTATGGCATCTCAGACTTTGGCCTATCTAATAATCTGGGTATTTCTAGGAAAGCAGCCAAGACCTATATTGATACTTATTTTGAACGCTATCCAGATATCAAAAACTACATGGAAAATAGTGTTCGCACTGCTAAAGACAAAGGCTATGTCGAAACACTTTATCACAGACGTCGCAATCTGCCAGATATCAACGCTAGAAATTTCTCTGTTCGGTCATTTGCTGAACGGACGGCAATTAATAGTCCGATTCAAGGCTCAGCAGCTGATATTCTTAAAGTCGCGATGATTAACTTGGACAAAGCCTTACAAGCCGGTAACTATCAGGCTAAAATGTTACTTCAGGTACACGATGAAATTGTCTTAGATGTACCCAATGAAGAGCTTTCAGAGATACAAGCACTCGTTAAGTCAACGATGGAGGATGCGATTTCTCTCGCTGTTCCGTTACTAGTTGATGAAAACAGTGGCAAGACTTGGTATGAAGCTAAATAG
- the gatB gene encoding Asp-tRNA(Asn)/Glu-tRNA(Gln) amidotransferase subunit GatB has protein sequence MNFETVIGLEVHVELNTNSKIFSPAPAHFGEGPNANTNIVDWSFPGVLPVMNKGVIESGIKASLALNMAIHQDMHFDRKNYFYPDNPKAYQISQFDEPIGYNGTIEIELEDGTKKTLRIERAHLEEDAGKNTHGTDGYSYVDLNRQGVPLIEIVSEADMRSPEEAYAYLTAIKEIIQYTGISDVKMEEGSMRCDANISLRPYGQEEFGTKTELKNLNSFNFVRKGLEYEVARQAKVLRSGGVIQQETRRYDEKTGETTLMRVKEGSSDYRYFPEPDLPRFEISDEWIDEVRQTLPEFPKARRARYIAELDLSDYDAAQLTASKETADFFEAAIVAGADAKLASNWLQGEVAQYLNAEGKKLSEIGLTPENLTEMIQLISDGTISSKIAKKVFVELAKNGGSADAFVKKAGLIQISDPAVLIPIISDVLAKNEKAVADYKGGNKNSAKALIGQLMKATKGQANPQVVQELLYAELDK, from the coding sequence ATGAATTTTGAAACAGTCATCGGACTTGAAGTCCATGTTGAGTTGAATACGAACTCAAAAATCTTCTCACCAGCTCCAGCTCATTTTGGTGAGGGACCAAATGCCAATACCAATATTGTCGATTGGAGTTTTCCTGGTGTTTTACCAGTCATGAATAAAGGGGTTATCGAGTCGGGGATTAAAGCCTCACTTGCCCTAAACATGGCGATCCATCAAGACATGCACTTTGACCGTAAAAACTATTTTTACCCAGATAACCCCAAAGCTTACCAAATCTCACAATTTGATGAACCGATTGGCTATAATGGCACGATTGAAATTGAACTTGAAGATGGCACGAAAAAGACCTTACGGATTGAACGGGCGCATCTAGAAGAAGATGCTGGTAAAAATACACATGGTACAGACGGCTATTCTTATGTCGATTTGAACCGTCAAGGTGTCCCACTTATCGAGATTGTATCAGAAGCTGATATGCGCTCACCTGAAGAAGCCTACGCTTACTTGACGGCGATTAAAGAAATTATCCAGTATACTGGCATTTCTGACGTCAAGATGGAAGAAGGCTCAATGCGTTGTGATGCCAATATCTCACTTCGTCCTTATGGGCAAGAAGAATTTGGTACGAAAACAGAATTGAAAAACTTGAATTCCTTTAACTTTGTTCGCAAAGGTTTGGAATATGAAGTTGCCCGCCAAGCAAAAGTATTGCGTTCAGGTGGTGTCATTCAACAAGAAACACGTCGCTATGATGAAAAAACGGGCGAAACAACCTTGATGCGTGTCAAAGAAGGGTCGTCAGATTACCGTTACTTCCCAGAACCTGATCTACCACGCTTTGAAATCTCGGATGAATGGATTGATGAAGTTCGTCAAACGTTACCAGAATTTCCAAAGGCGCGTCGTGCCAGATACATCGCTGAGTTAGACTTATCTGACTACGATGCAGCACAATTGACTGCGTCTAAAGAAACAGCTGATTTCTTTGAAGCTGCGATCGTTGCCGGTGCAGATGCCAAACTTGCATCAAACTGGTTGCAAGGTGAAGTCGCGCAATATCTCAATGCTGAAGGTAAAAAACTATCAGAAATCGGCTTAACACCTGAAAACTTGACTGAAATGATCCAGTTAATTTCAGATGGTACGATCTCATCAAAAATCGCTAAAAAAGTATTTGTTGAGTTAGCTAAAAACGGTGGCTCTGCGGATGCCTTCGTTAAAAAAGCTGGCTTGATCCAAATCTCAGATCCAGCTGTTCTAATCCCAATCATATCAGATGTATTGGCTAAAAATGAAAAAGCGGTTGCTGACTATAAAGGTGGCAACAAAAATTCTGCTAAAGCCTTAATCGGTCAACTGATGAAAGCAACTAAAGGACAAGCTAATCCACAAGTTGTTCAAGAACTTTTGTATGCTGAATTAGATAAATAA
- the rpmB gene encoding 50S ribosomal protein L28, with protein sequence MAKVCYFTGRKTSSANNRSHAMNKTKKQVKPNLQKIKIVENGKVKSVWASARALKNLSVERV encoded by the coding sequence ATGGCTAAAGTATGTTACTTTACAGGTCGTAAGACTTCATCAGCTAACAACCGTTCGCATGCAATGAACAAAACGAAAAAACAAGTGAAACCAAACTTGCAAAAAATTAAAATCGTTGAAAACGGCAAAGTTAAATCAGTATGGGCATCTGCTCGTGCACTTAAAAACCTTTCAGTTGAACGTGTTTAA
- a CDS encoding putative quinol monooxygenase — protein sequence MIVINVFFHIKKEQRDAYLAAMDVLVSHSQKEAGAQFYNLFADPKDDTKFVIIENWENETAIAAHNESAHFKTFAGEIKQFLVEDLRVVVSSEK from the coding sequence ATGATCGTCATTAATGTATTTTTCCATATCAAAAAAGAACAAAGAGATGCTTATTTAGCAGCGATGGACGTCTTAGTCTCTCACTCTCAAAAAGAAGCCGGCGCTCAGTTTTACAACTTGTTCGCTGATCCAAAAGATGACACGAAATTTGTCATCATCGAAAACTGGGAAAATGAGACAGCTATCGCTGCTCATAATGAAAGTGCCCACTTCAAAACATTTGCTGGTGAGATTAAACAATTTCTTGTTGAAGACCTTCGTGTTGTGGTCAGTTCAGAAAAATAA
- a CDS encoding DUF6440 family protein: MLTKQEIKGRFERTTGGAFQGIDIITDKATGVQYLLASKDTGCGLTPLIDAEGKPVIAARSEMNSKAVSDQTISPF, encoded by the coding sequence ATGTTGACAAAACAGGAGATAAAAGGCCGTTTTGAGCGGACAACTGGCGGTGCATTTCAAGGCATTGACATCATCACAGATAAAGCAACAGGTGTCCAGTATTTATTGGCTAGTAAAGACACAGGGTGTGGCCTAACGCCCTTGATAGATGCTGAAGGGAAACCTGTGATAGCAGCTAGATCAGAAATGAACTCAAAGGCCGTAAGTGATCAAACGATCTCCCCTTTTTGA
- a CDS encoding Asp23/Gls24 family envelope stress response protein: protein MSVTINTKNGTVEIENDVISTIVGASTTEIFGVVGMTSKHAVKDNFKTLLRQENYAKGVVISATDNGVDVDIYVIVSFGVKISEVAKNVQERVKFNLENQLSVTANSVNVFVQNVKVVAD, encoded by the coding sequence ATGTCTGTGACAATTAATACAAAAAATGGAACAGTTGAAATTGAAAATGATGTTATTTCAACAATTGTTGGGGCATCAACGACTGAGATTTTTGGTGTGGTCGGTATGACAAGTAAACATGCAGTGAAAGATAATTTCAAAACACTGTTACGCCAAGAAAATTATGCCAAGGGTGTTGTGATTTCAGCAACAGATAATGGCGTTGATGTTGATATTTATGTGATTGTATCATTTGGTGTTAAAATTTCTGAAGTTGCAAAAAATGTACAAGAGCGCGTTAAATTTAATTTAGAGAACCAACTGAGTGTCACAGCAAACTCAGTTAATGTCTTTGTACAGAATGTGAAAGTGGTGGCTGATTAA
- the aspS gene encoding aspartate--tRNA ligase, translating into MRTKTSETITKQGETVTVKGWVNSRRDHGGVIFIDLRDYAGLLQVVIQPEHVTNFSAAEHLRDEYAISVTGTIRARGEGLANPNLATGEIELVAASFEILNASKPLPISLNEANKSSEDLRLKYRYLDLRRSKMQETLKQRAKYLSFIRRFMEDQEFLEVQTPILANSSPEGARDFLIPSRIHAGKFYALPQAPQQFKQLLMVGGIDKYYQIAPCFRDEDPRADRLYGDFYQLDLERAFVEDGEEIRTEMEVLIQNLVTDFAGKSLVTSEIPRIAYEDAMNIYGTDKPDLRFGMTLVDLDETLATTEFAVFKNAKKVKAICVKGAASLSRSQIDSFTEIAKKEGAGGLAYLTFVDGGIKSPIAKFLTEAELAEITEKTGAEDGDIVFFGAGKPAMVNKVLGRMRNEFADFYDLKDKNQVALCWVVDFPFYEYDEKNRKVDFGHNPFSLPKGGLSALEAAKTDADKLAIKADQFDMVMNGYEICSGAVRNYNPEVMYKAFNILGYDKFFVEEKFGAMLEAFKFGAPPHAGCAFGLERIFMVLTGEDNIREVVAFPKSAAGVDLMMDSPSDVDPKQLSELKLVLDIDFD; encoded by the coding sequence ATGAGAACAAAAACGAGTGAGACGATTACCAAACAGGGTGAAACAGTTACAGTAAAAGGATGGGTGAATTCACGTCGTGACCATGGTGGTGTCATTTTTATCGACTTACGCGACTATGCAGGGTTATTACAAGTCGTAATTCAGCCTGAACATGTCACGAATTTTTCAGCAGCAGAACACTTGCGTGATGAGTATGCGATTTCGGTTACTGGAACGATTCGCGCGCGTGGCGAAGGCTTAGCAAATCCAAATTTAGCAACTGGTGAAATTGAATTAGTTGCAGCATCTTTTGAAATCTTGAATGCGTCTAAACCACTCCCTATTTCGCTAAATGAAGCCAATAAATCTAGTGAAGACTTACGCTTGAAATACCGTTATTTGGATTTACGTCGCTCGAAAATGCAAGAGACCTTAAAGCAACGTGCCAAATATTTATCATTTATCCGTCGTTTCATGGAAGACCAAGAATTTTTAGAAGTCCAAACACCTATTTTGGCGAATTCTTCTCCAGAAGGCGCGCGTGATTTCTTGATCCCAAGCCGTATTCACGCTGGCAAATTTTATGCCTTACCACAAGCACCACAACAGTTTAAGCAGTTACTGATGGTTGGTGGAATTGACAAATATTACCAAATCGCGCCATGTTTCCGTGATGAAGATCCCCGTGCTGACAGACTTTACGGTGATTTTTATCAGCTTGACTTAGAGCGTGCCTTTGTTGAAGACGGTGAAGAAATCCGTACTGAGATGGAAGTGCTCATCCAAAATTTAGTGACAGACTTTGCTGGAAAATCATTAGTGACGTCTGAAATTCCGCGTATTGCCTACGAAGATGCCATGAACATCTACGGAACAGATAAGCCTGACTTGCGCTTTGGTATGACCTTGGTTGACTTAGATGAGACGCTTGCGACGACAGAGTTTGCTGTCTTTAAAAATGCTAAAAAAGTAAAAGCAATTTGTGTCAAAGGGGCAGCTAGTTTGTCACGTTCACAAATTGATAGTTTTACTGAAATTGCTAAAAAAGAAGGTGCTGGTGGCCTTGCCTACTTAACCTTTGTTGATGGTGGCATCAAGTCACCCATCGCAAAATTCTTAACAGAAGCAGAGCTAGCTGAGATTACTGAAAAAACAGGCGCTGAAGATGGTGATATCGTCTTCTTTGGAGCTGGTAAACCTGCTATGGTTAATAAAGTACTTGGTAGAATGCGTAATGAATTTGCTGATTTCTATGATCTTAAAGATAAGAACCAGGTTGCTTTGTGTTGGGTTGTTGATTTTCCATTTTACGAGTATGATGAGAAAAATCGCAAAGTTGATTTTGGACACAATCCGTTTTCACTCCCTAAAGGTGGCCTGTCTGCTTTAGAAGCTGCCAAGACTGATGCTGATAAATTAGCAATCAAAGCAGACCAGTTTGACATGGTCATGAATGGCTATGAGATCTGTTCAGGTGCTGTTCGTAACTATAATCCTGAAGTCATGTATAAGGCATTCAACATCTTAGGCTATGATAAATTCTTTGTAGAAGAAAAATTTGGTGCCATGCTTGAAGCCTTCAAGTTTGGTGCGCCACCCCATGCTGGGTGTGCCTTTGGCTTGGAACGTATCTTCATGGTATTGACTGGTGAAGATAATATTCGTGAAGTTGTTGCCTTTCCAAAAAGTGCAGCAGGTGTTGACTTAATGATGGATTCACCAAGTGATGTTGATCCAAAACAATTATCAGAATTGAAGTTGGTTTTGGATATTGATTTTGACTAA